Proteins encoded within one genomic window of Synechococcus sp. PCC 7335:
- a CDS encoding ATP-binding protein has protein sequence MNEARLQTILLIDDNPNDRLVVKRELNREFEDITIQEVIDQKQFDSALEKADFDFVITDFQLGWSNGLKTLSAIKERLPDCPIIMFTNTGTQEIAVEAMKSGLDDYVIKSPQHFVRLRQAVRSTWQKFQTQRKASELEQRLQSLLNQLDIGIFRANQSGQLLEANTAVLNMLGVESLEAAQVALSQRLAAPQRPLGVSYTREIELSQSYENERSLWLKIIATPSLINSKVIINGLIEDISARKQAEQALNQLNQTLELQVGQRTEQLAEINRELELFAYSISHDLRTPIRQIDGFVGLLEEALRQYDQHQQSANQSDIGQKADKQVGHYLEVILDLASQANKMIDALLAFSRTGRAEIVYEPVDMGKVVQQLVSQAVDNMPERSIYWHVSPLPTVVCDRSMIVTVWQNLIDNALKFTKDQAEAHIHIGTWAGDLENTTNLEAATRSQQKTIFLIEDNGIGFKPEKADQIFGMFQQAHNSEVAKGTGIGLASVRRIIARHQGETWAEGKMHQGATFYFSLPAVPDP, from the coding sequence ATGAACGAGGCTCGCCTCCAAACTATTCTGTTAATAGATGACAATCCCAACGATCGGCTAGTTGTAAAACGCGAGCTTAATCGTGAGTTTGAAGACATCACTATACAAGAAGTCATCGACCAAAAGCAGTTTGATTCAGCATTAGAGAAAGCAGACTTTGACTTTGTTATCACTGATTTTCAACTAGGCTGGTCAAACGGACTGAAGACGCTAAGTGCCATCAAAGAACGCCTGCCTGATTGTCCTATCATCATGTTCACAAACACAGGCACACAGGAGATCGCTGTAGAAGCGATGAAGTCTGGACTTGATGACTATGTAATCAAATCTCCACAGCATTTTGTTCGCCTTCGTCAAGCAGTGCGCTCTACTTGGCAAAAGTTCCAAACTCAGCGCAAAGCTAGTGAGCTAGAGCAACGGCTTCAGTCTTTGCTCAATCAGTTAGACATTGGTATCTTTAGAGCCAATCAATCAGGCCAGCTACTTGAAGCAAATACGGCTGTGCTCAACATGCTAGGGGTAGAGTCGCTAGAAGCAGCGCAGGTGGCACTGAGCCAAAGGCTTGCGGCTCCTCAGCGGCCCCTTGGTGTTTCTTATACTCGCGAAATCGAGCTTAGTCAGTCTTATGAAAATGAGCGATCACTATGGCTAAAGATAATTGCCACACCTAGTCTGATTAATAGCAAAGTGATCATCAACGGTTTGATCGAGGATATCTCAGCTAGAAAGCAGGCAGAGCAAGCACTTAACCAGCTAAATCAGACCTTGGAGCTACAGGTAGGACAGCGCACCGAGCAGTTAGCAGAAATTAACAGGGAGCTAGAGCTATTTGCCTATTCTATTTCTCACGACCTACGGACTCCGATTAGACAGATTGATGGGTTTGTAGGCTTACTCGAAGAAGCGCTCAGGCAGTATGACCAGCATCAACAGTCTGCTAATCAATCTGACATCGGCCAAAAAGCGGACAAGCAGGTAGGGCACTATCTCGAGGTTATCTTAGACTTAGCTAGCCAAGCAAACAAAATGATTGATGCTTTGTTAGCGTTTTCTCGGACCGGACGCGCTGAGATAGTCTATGAACCCGTAGACATGGGTAAAGTTGTGCAACAACTGGTATCTCAAGCAGTAGATAACATGCCAGAGCGTAGTATCTATTGGCACGTTTCACCGCTACCAACGGTAGTTTGCGATCGCTCGATGATAGTTACTGTTTGGCAAAATCTGATCGACAATGCGCTCAAGTTTACAAAGGATCAGGCAGAAGCCCACATTCATATTGGCACCTGGGCAGGCGATCTAGAAAACACTACTAATCTAGAAGCCGCTACGCGATCACAACAAAAGACAATCTTTCTTATTGAAGATAACGGTATTGGCTTTAAGCCTGAAAAGGCCGATCAAATATTTGGCATGTTTCAGCAAGCGCATAATAGTGAGGTCGCGAAGGGTACGGGGATTGGATTAGCGAGCGTCAGGCGCATCATCGCTCGTCACCAAGGTGAAACCTGGGCTGAGGGAAAGATGCATCAAGGTGCTACTTTCTACTTTTCGCTGCCAGCTGTTCCTGACCCATAG
- a CDS encoding response regulator, with the protein MNRVSNDSNQLRCLLLEDSTTDAELIVAILTNAQVSCDFTRVETESEFRSIIGSERIDLILADYSLPTFDGLSAIRIIQDICPDVPCILVSGILGEERAVEALKAGATDYIVKQRLELLAPAVERAIREKQEKQALRLATLEREESEKSFYTLTETMTDPLAVVVAQRDEGVVKDFVIRYLNKAACSYLSLHVEEAISKSIYAAVPAFKRAGVGDSGNSLFSKLFGVLVSGRPLAQEIVLQGHESITQQVVIDLRAAKLKDSLVLTWRDMTERYQLDEQRQQLLADADAARNEAEQANRFKDDFLATVSHELRSPLSVIRGWVALVESQPEEMGIVQSAFKVIEKNTVVLENLIEDLLDVSRIMEGKLSFTPELLSYDQLEQIVAQAVDAINIVASSKQLHISFQAQPLPTQAVGSILSEEKSIESNTDKLPPQVYALSTHIMADVVRLQQVIRNLLSNAVKFTPANGQVEVCLKVEESAISISIKDTGRGLKETEIPHLFKRFWQVPDTSAENKYRREKGLGIGLSISHYIMELHQGSIQVASGGSGKGSTFTIQLPTLSCELVPVLASKDAVGSQIDSRNIGSRRASGEIEDSLLRGIKVLVIEDYPDALEMYKLMLEAYGAEVRGVASAERGLATFETFKPDILVVDIILPDSDGYALIRNIRARRAHQGSDVPAIALTALAEHQYRTKALLAGFQVHVPKPIGLQEIVDVVAQLTKRR; encoded by the coding sequence ATGAATCGAGTATCAAATGACTCAAATCAGCTGCGGTGTCTGCTACTCGAAGATAGCACTACTGATGCCGAGCTTATCGTTGCGATTCTTACCAATGCGCAGGTCAGTTGTGATTTTACGCGAGTCGAAACCGAATCTGAATTTCGTTCAATAATAGGATCTGAGCGGATCGATCTGATATTAGCAGACTATTCACTTCCTACCTTCGATGGTCTTAGCGCTATTAGAATTATTCAGGATATATGTCCTGATGTTCCATGCATTCTAGTATCAGGCATTCTAGGTGAAGAAAGAGCCGTAGAAGCGCTTAAGGCAGGAGCAACAGACTATATCGTTAAACAACGCTTAGAGCTATTGGCACCGGCTGTTGAAAGAGCGATCAGAGAAAAGCAAGAGAAACAGGCCCTTCGGCTAGCAACGCTTGAACGAGAAGAAAGCGAGAAGAGTTTTTATACATTGACCGAAACGATGACAGATCCGTTAGCTGTTGTTGTTGCTCAAAGAGATGAAGGCGTAGTAAAGGACTTTGTGATCCGCTATCTTAATAAAGCAGCTTGCAGCTATCTATCACTCCATGTGGAAGAGGCAATCAGCAAATCTATATACGCTGCGGTTCCAGCCTTTAAACGAGCAGGCGTAGGAGATAGCGGTAATAGCTTATTCAGTAAGCTCTTTGGCGTTTTAGTTTCGGGCCGACCTTTGGCACAAGAGATTGTTTTGCAAGGGCACGAGTCAATAACTCAACAGGTTGTTATAGATTTACGAGCTGCCAAGCTTAAGGATAGTCTTGTTCTGACGTGGCGGGATATGACCGAACGCTATCAGCTTGACGAACAGCGCCAACAACTCCTAGCTGACGCTGACGCCGCCCGCAACGAAGCGGAACAAGCTAATCGATTTAAAGATGATTTTTTGGCGACCGTTTCTCATGAACTGAGATCTCCGCTCTCAGTCATTAGAGGTTGGGTGGCCCTTGTAGAGAGTCAACCTGAAGAGATGGGCATTGTCCAAAGCGCTTTCAAGGTGATTGAGAAAAACACCGTGGTGCTAGAGAACCTCATTGAAGATCTTCTAGATGTTTCGCGTATTATGGAGGGAAAGCTTTCTTTCACTCCAGAGCTGCTCTCTTATGATCAGCTAGAGCAGATAGTCGCCCAAGCGGTCGATGCTATCAACATAGTAGCTAGCTCAAAACAACTTCATATCTCATTCCAGGCTCAGCCTCTTCCTACACAAGCGGTGGGCTCAATCTTGAGCGAGGAAAAATCCATTGAAAGTAACACAGACAAACTACCTCCTCAAGTATATGCGTTGTCAACACACATAATGGCCGATGTTGTCAGGCTGCAGCAGGTTATTCGGAACTTACTGTCTAATGCTGTGAAGTTTACTCCTGCTAACGGGCAAGTAGAAGTCTGCTTGAAGGTTGAGGAAAGTGCAATTTCGATTTCGATCAAAGATACTGGCCGTGGACTTAAAGAAACAGAAATTCCTCATCTCTTCAAGCGTTTTTGGCAGGTGCCGGACACCTCAGCAGAGAACAAATATCGACGAGAAAAAGGACTAGGGATAGGACTTTCAATCTCACACTACATCATGGAACTTCATCAAGGTAGTATCCAAGTAGCAAGCGGTGGATCTGGTAAGGGAAGCACCTTCACTATTCAGCTGCCGACGCTCTCTTGCGAGTTGGTGCCAGTTCTAGCTTCAAAAGATGCTGTTGGTTCTCAGATTGATTCTAGAAACATTGGCAGTCGAAGAGCTTCAGGGGAAATAGAAGATTCTCTTCTTCGAGGAATCAAGGTGCTGGTGATAGAAGATTATCCAGATGCATTAGAGATGTACAAGCTAATGCTAGAAGCTTATGGTGCAGAAGTAAGAGGGGTGGCCTCTGCTGAACGTGGGCTAGCGACTTTCGAAACTTTTAAACCAGATATTCTTGTTGTTGATATTATCTTACCTGACTCAGATGGGTACGCACTTATTAGGAACATTCGCGCTCGAAGAGCTCACCAGGGAAGTGATGTACCAGCGATCGCCCTGACAGCTCTTGCAGAACATCAATACCGCACCAAAGCGCTTTTAGCCGGATTTCAGGTACATGTTCCTAAGCCCATTGGACTACAGGAGATTGTAGACGTTGTTGCCCAGCTGACAAAGCGAAGGTAG